One Prolixibacteraceae bacterium DNA segment encodes these proteins:
- the glgP gene encoding alpha-glucan family phosphorylase, whose protein sequence is MENYSLLGANQQSMPIWKKIVIESELFEELTPLKKIANNLWWTWNDDAQDLFESIDADLWYRCNKNPIVLLQEVPLDRLKELSNDHEFNLQMKKVEARLDEYIYKREKPIGPSIAYFSMEFGLHASLKIYSGGLGVLAGDYLKECSDLNVNMTGMGLLYRYGYFTQVINGKGEQNAVYEEETFTKIPVKPLYDENGEWIIVSVDFPDRKVFIRVWETKVGSISLMLLDTDFEANEEYDRPITHHLYGGDNENRIKQEIVLGIGGIKALHRAKVNSDIYHCNEGHAAFICLERIVNYLSEEHLSFQEAVELVKATNLFTTHTPVPAGHDSFHVDLFRTYFYNYASKLRISFEQLLSFGKAHPHEDHFNMSYLASNMSNNINGVSKLHGEVSRDLLAPLFPGYSPEELTNIGFVTNGVHYPTWTNPMWKTIHKKLRSEKEPIDISNYSEEQESNIWSQIYRVHDSDIWQTKLKLKSLLFDDIQRRVASHTVNGTIDPSLVSNILHKFNPNTLTIGFARRFATYKRAHLLFRNIDRLNAIVNNPSRPVQLLFAGKAHPADKAGQDLIRFIHEVSQRKEFIGKIIFLENYDMEVAKKLVQGVDVWMNTPTRPLEASGTSGEKAVMNGTLHFSVLDGWWCEGYRPEAGWALPEERAYENQNYQDELDADTIYNIIENEIVPAYYYRDEHDVPHRWVQYIKNSYAEVVPHFTMSRMVSDYNHRFYLPMKDRKEMLEANDRQVVSDLVEWKTKVISNWDIIEVVNVDFEDGIRNSYIMGHEYVSRVSLDLKELQPDDVNVELVIATIEENPKIVSKDLFKINETLKESPFTHYELSLNLDKPGTYNYGIRIYPSNSMLANRLDLKLVKWI, encoded by the coding sequence ATGGAAAATTACTCACTACTAGGTGCGAACCAACAGTCAATGCCTATTTGGAAAAAGATTGTAATTGAATCGGAGCTTTTTGAGGAGCTTACTCCTCTGAAGAAAATAGCAAATAATCTTTGGTGGACATGGAATGATGATGCCCAAGATTTGTTTGAATCTATTGACGCAGATCTATGGTATCGTTGCAATAAGAACCCAATAGTATTACTTCAAGAAGTGCCATTAGATCGATTAAAAGAGTTGTCTAATGATCATGAGTTTAATCTTCAGATGAAAAAGGTTGAGGCTCGTTTAGATGAATACATATACAAGAGGGAAAAACCTATTGGCCCTTCAATTGCATATTTTAGTATGGAGTTTGGACTACATGCTAGTTTGAAAATATATTCCGGTGGATTGGGGGTATTGGCTGGAGATTATCTCAAAGAGTGTTCTGATTTGAATGTGAATATGACAGGTATGGGGCTACTATATCGCTATGGGTACTTTACCCAGGTCATCAATGGCAAAGGAGAACAGAATGCTGTTTATGAAGAGGAGACTTTTACTAAAATCCCTGTGAAACCTCTTTATGATGAAAACGGTGAGTGGATTATTGTAAGTGTAGATTTTCCAGATCGTAAGGTGTTTATTCGTGTATGGGAAACCAAGGTCGGATCGATCTCTCTTATGTTATTAGATACAGATTTTGAGGCAAATGAGGAGTATGATCGCCCTATTACTCACCATCTATATGGAGGGGATAATGAGAATCGTATTAAGCAGGAGATCGTTCTTGGTATAGGGGGTATAAAGGCACTTCATAGAGCAAAGGTGAATTCAGATATTTATCATTGTAATGAGGGACATGCTGCTTTTATTTGTTTGGAAAGAATCGTTAATTATCTTAGTGAAGAACATTTGTCTTTTCAAGAAGCTGTAGAGTTGGTAAAGGCAACCAATCTATTTACAACACATACTCCTGTTCCTGCAGGACATGATTCATTTCATGTAGATCTATTCCGTACTTATTTCTATAACTACGCCTCTAAATTGAGAATTAGTTTTGAACAGTTATTATCATTTGGAAAGGCTCATCCTCACGAGGATCATTTTAATATGAGTTACCTTGCATCTAACATGTCAAACAATATTAATGGCGTGAGTAAACTGCATGGAGAAGTAAGTAGAGACCTACTAGCACCTCTTTTTCCTGGATATAGCCCAGAAGAGCTTACGAATATCGGTTTTGTAACTAATGGTGTTCACTATCCAACATGGACTAATCCAATGTGGAAGACAATTCATAAAAAGCTGCGTTCAGAAAAAGAACCTATAGATATTAGTAACTATAGCGAAGAGCAGGAGTCAAATATATGGAGTCAAATTTATCGAGTTCATGATTCGGATATTTGGCAAACTAAATTAAAGCTGAAATCTCTTTTATTTGATGATATCCAACGACGTGTGGCATCGCATACTGTAAATGGTACTATTGATCCGAGTTTGGTTAGTAATATCCTTCACAAATTTAACCCGAATACATTAACGATAGGGTTTGCTCGTCGTTTTGCTACTTATAAGAGAGCACACCTGCTTTTTAGAAATATAGATCGATTAAATGCAATCGTAAACAATCCTTCTCGTCCAGTACAACTACTTTTTGCAGGGAAAGCGCATCCCGCAGATAAAGCAGGACAAGATCTAATTCGTTTTATCCATGAAGTGTCTCAAAGAAAAGAGTTTATAGGAAAGATTATTTTCTTAGAAAACTATGATATGGAGGTGGCTAAGAAGTTAGTTCAGGGTGTTGATGTTTGGATGAACACTCCAACGCGCCCATTAGAAGCTTCTGGAACTAGTGGAGAAAAAGCGGTAATGAATGGAACGTTACATTTTTCTGTTTTAGATGGTTGGTGGTGCGAAGGTTACCGCCCTGAGGCAGGATGGGCTCTTCCTGAAGAGCGTGCTTATGAGAATCAAAACTATCAAGATGAGTTAGATGCTGATACTATCTATAATATTATAGAGAATGAAATTGTTCCTGCATACTATTATCGAGATGAACATGATGTTCCTCATCGTTGGGTTCAGTATATCAAGAATTCCTATGCAGAGGTGGTTCCTCATTTTACGATGAGTAGAATGGTGAGTGATTATAACCATCGATTTTATCTTCCAATGAAAGATCGTAAAGAGATGTTGGAGGCTAACGATCGTCAGGTTGTATCGGATCTTGTTGAGTGGAAAACAAAGGTGATTTCAAATTGGGATATCATTGAGGTGGTAAATGTGGATTTCGAGGATGGAATAAGAAATTCATATATCATGGGACATGAATATGTGTCACGTGTTAGTCTCGATCTTAAAGAGTTGCAACCTGATGATGTAAATGTCGAATTAGTAATTGCTACCATTGAGGAGAATCCAAAGATTGTGTCTAAAGATCTTTTCAAGATTAATGAAACACTTAAAGAATCTCCATTTACTCATTATGAATTGTCTTTGAACCTAGATAAACCAGGGACATATAATTATGGTATACGTATATATCCTTCAAATTCAATGCTAGCCAATAGGTTAGATCTTAAATTGGTTAAGTGGATATAA
- a CDS encoding T9SS type A sorting domain-containing protein — protein sequence MNRIFTLLAISLIAHLYGFSQDGFISANRRKQGSIQQDYTPVIRSNQSRSKTTVDIDLSQCKYHSVPFQNNSNWVFLQLKDFHYIHLAGAPAVPTKQFVFEVDKDFEMQYNTGDYVDHNNLLVHPIKEDDVDTEGVESIPAYINKEIYSKNEFYPKEVVKVQNVQKSHGKTYVTIRINPIQYNPVLKRVRFYSHLSFSLKGTKTNTKKKSDDGAADITPNYLIVTNDKYLNAAKKLANWKALQGFNTKVISKEKWRTKEVKNAIHNKYNNDPNKLDYFLIIGDYEDVPGELYDKVYKGKTTTYASDLYYSCVDGKDDYTSDISHGRISCRSIKEAHTIVDKIIKYEKTPVDNDNFYNTALCCAQFQDSEGSEKPDGEACRRFCQTSEEIRNYLTQEQGYTVHRVYYTKPGNKPMRWNNGSYGDGSLIPQELRRDFNWSGDSEDIKREIEEGCFFVLHRDHGYSGGSGWAHPTFTTRNIPHLENGDLLPVVFSMNCHTGEFKLKECFAEKFLKHDKGGAVGVFAASNFSFSGYNDALACGMVDALWNNPGLTPRIGHSPNKANVAGHLDHVERMGDILNQGLLRMQENYYSGGSGDIYTHRLFHYFGDPTMKMWTQKPTAITATFDKTIPLTSRNLKIKDLEEGEATITLVQNGKIIAYKKKDKNQNSVNLVIENIYPQYRLYIGIFATNKIPVVQEITVSGNDHKPIADFSYTTSGQSIQDDNAPSKFFFENRSTYIPNSFEWSFSPDNVEYLEDTNAASEDPVVRFPGSGDYYVTLRATNENGSTTKAISIPIRVCGVKLCRIPHIQSNFYNFNNFTIGSFSFDSPDSWSEPAYISNVTKGVAYVEKGSRQAFSISSKSSRMKYNIYIDFNNDGLYTSEEKMFESKGKETKDCTGTVTIPNQNIVTNTPLRIRVSQYRDEVSIDPCKDRRMGQTQDYSIVISSGKVTSKITSIISTPEDVSVHCEIENGYNIKNKGVMYAINPSFESPITVNSESNNIQYVLTFTQLKEATTYYFKSFCVSNNKTSYSDVREVTTPYKTPKEDPTKLEALNLDYNSVKLNWENPSALPQKLWVIGSTRGASSIITPNPYSKKSDYDVCEIIDGNKKELVLTELAPNTKYTFRLYPCNNKGENTRFLTENNPEVEINTPCKSSFPLLLFYNGDPTLIESTKFNTIQNRTPREKSGGNFHLFEDYKTSLESGEKYHLEIMVNHPNNRKYYAKAWIDWNQNNQFEETEGYLLTQEKSKIYSTEIKVPEYVNKGESFLRIVYATAETQEHIVSDGINQNENGMVEEYPITFQKGAIHTSTTNGLERMGASIYPIPVETELTLTIEDTINQDAFYSLYNSNGECLTKQNITNQTTKIPINLPSGIYTITLNNNGIAGSQKIIIK from the coding sequence ATGAATAGGATTTTTACTCTATTGGCGATCAGCTTAATTGCGCACCTATATGGGTTTTCTCAGGATGGATTTATTTCTGCGAATAGAAGAAAACAAGGATCTATCCAACAAGACTACACTCCTGTTATTAGATCAAACCAATCTAGGAGTAAAACGACTGTAGATATTGACCTGTCACAATGTAAATACCATTCAGTTCCATTCCAAAACAACTCCAATTGGGTTTTTCTACAACTGAAAGATTTCCATTATATCCATCTTGCGGGAGCTCCAGCTGTACCCACAAAGCAATTTGTATTCGAAGTTGATAAAGACTTTGAGATGCAGTACAATACAGGTGATTATGTAGATCACAACAACCTTCTAGTTCATCCAATTAAAGAAGATGATGTTGATACAGAAGGGGTCGAGAGCATTCCTGCCTATATAAACAAAGAGATATATTCTAAAAATGAGTTCTATCCAAAAGAAGTTGTCAAAGTACAGAATGTACAGAAGTCTCATGGAAAAACATATGTAACCATACGTATTAATCCTATACAATACAATCCAGTTTTAAAAAGAGTTCGTTTTTATAGTCACTTATCGTTCTCTTTAAAAGGGACAAAGACAAATACTAAAAAGAAAAGTGATGACGGAGCAGCGGACATCACTCCCAATTATCTGATTGTCACAAACGATAAATATCTAAATGCTGCAAAAAAACTTGCGAATTGGAAAGCGCTCCAAGGTTTTAATACAAAAGTTATATCGAAAGAGAAATGGAGAACTAAAGAGGTCAAAAATGCAATCCATAATAAATATAATAACGACCCCAATAAATTAGATTATTTTCTTATTATTGGTGATTATGAAGATGTACCAGGTGAACTTTATGATAAAGTTTACAAAGGAAAGACAACAACTTATGCTTCAGACCTATATTACTCATGTGTAGATGGAAAGGACGATTATACTTCTGACATTTCGCATGGACGAATATCATGTAGGTCAATAAAAGAAGCACACACAATTGTCGATAAAATTATAAAATATGAAAAAACTCCTGTAGATAATGATAATTTCTATAATACAGCTTTATGTTGTGCTCAATTTCAAGATAGCGAAGGATCCGAGAAGCCTGATGGTGAAGCATGTAGAAGATTCTGTCAAACAAGTGAAGAAATAAGAAACTATCTAACACAAGAACAAGGCTATACTGTTCATAGGGTCTATTATACTAAGCCAGGGAACAAACCAATGAGATGGAATAATGGTTCTTATGGAGATGGTTCTTTAATACCACAAGAACTTCGTAGAGATTTTAACTGGAGTGGAGACTCTGAAGATATAAAAAGAGAAATCGAAGAAGGATGTTTCTTTGTTCTACATCGTGATCATGGATACAGTGGTGGAAGTGGTTGGGCTCATCCAACATTTACAACAAGAAATATTCCTCATCTTGAAAATGGAGATCTTCTTCCTGTAGTTTTCTCTATGAACTGCCATACAGGAGAATTTAAATTAAAAGAGTGCTTTGCAGAGAAATTCTTAAAACATGATAAAGGAGGGGCTGTTGGTGTTTTTGCTGCTTCAAACTTTAGTTTTAGTGGATACAACGATGCTCTCGCTTGTGGAATGGTGGATGCACTATGGAACAATCCTGGACTCACTCCTAGAATCGGTCATAGTCCCAATAAAGCAAATGTAGCGGGACACTTAGATCATGTCGAAAGAATGGGAGATATTTTGAACCAAGGGCTTCTTAGAATGCAAGAGAACTACTACAGTGGTGGTAGTGGTGACATATACACACATAGACTTTTCCACTACTTTGGAGATCCAACCATGAAGATGTGGACACAAAAACCTACTGCTATTACTGCGACTTTTGACAAAACGATACCACTAACATCTCGTAATTTAAAGATAAAAGATCTCGAAGAAGGGGAAGCTACGATAACATTAGTTCAAAATGGAAAAATAATTGCTTATAAGAAGAAAGATAAAAATCAAAACAGTGTAAATCTCGTTATTGAAAACATCTATCCTCAATACAGACTTTATATTGGAATTTTCGCTACTAATAAGATTCCTGTTGTGCAAGAGATTACTGTATCAGGAAATGATCATAAACCTATTGCAGATTTTTCATATACGACTTCTGGACAATCAATACAAGATGATAACGCTCCAAGCAAATTCTTTTTTGAGAACCGCTCAACCTATATACCAAACTCTTTTGAATGGTCCTTCAGTCCAGATAATGTAGAATATCTAGAGGATACAAACGCGGCCTCAGAGGATCCAGTTGTTCGCTTTCCTGGTAGTGGTGACTATTATGTAACACTTAGAGCAACCAATGAAAATGGTAGTACAACCAAGGCAATTAGTATTCCCATTAGAGTCTGTGGTGTAAAACTATGTCGAATTCCACACATTCAGAGTAACTTCTACAATTTTAACAATTTCACAATAGGAAGTTTCAGTTTTGATAGTCCGGACAGTTGGAGTGAACCTGCATATATATCAAACGTAACCAAAGGGGTTGCTTATGTCGAGAAAGGAAGTAGACAAGCTTTTAGCATCTCTTCAAAGAGCTCAAGAATGAAATATAATATCTATATCGATTTCAACAACGATGGACTTTATACTTCAGAGGAAAAAATGTTTGAAAGCAAAGGGAAAGAGACTAAAGATTGTACAGGTACAGTGACAATACCAAACCAAAATATAGTCACCAATACACCATTACGTATTCGTGTTTCTCAATATCGAGATGAGGTCTCTATTGACCCTTGTAAAGATAGACGAATGGGGCAAACACAGGACTATAGTATTGTAATAAGTAGCGGAAAAGTGACCTCAAAAATAACCTCAATTATTAGTACACCAGAGGATGTATCTGTTCATTGTGAAATAGAAAATGGATATAATATTAAGAACAAAGGGGTCATGTATGCAATAAACCCATCTTTTGAATCTCCTATTACAGTGAATAGCGAATCTAATAACATTCAATATGTTCTTACTTTTACTCAATTAAAAGAGGCAACTACATACTATTTTAAATCTTTCTGTGTTAGTAACAATAAAACATCATATAGTGATGTAAGGGAGGTTACAACTCCATACAAAACTCCGAAAGAGGACCCAACAAAATTGGAAGCTTTAAACTTAGATTATAATTCTGTCAAACTCAATTGGGAGAACCCTTCCGCTCTTCCTCAGAAGCTTTGGGTCATTGGGTCTACAAGAGGGGCATCATCAATCATTACTCCGAATCCATACTCTAAAAAGTCTGATTATGATGTATGTGAAATAATCGATGGAAACAAAAAAGAGCTTGTTCTAACCGAATTAGCCCCAAATACCAAATACACATTTAGACTCTATCCTTGCAATAATAAAGGGGAGAATACACGATTTCTTACAGAGAATAACCCAGAGGTTGAAATTAACACACCTTGTAAAAGTTCATTCCCTCTTCTATTATTTTACAATGGAGATCCGACATTGATTGAGAGTACAAAGTTTAATACCATTCAAAACAGAACCCCTAGAGAGAAGAGTGGAGGAAACTTTCATCTTTTTGAAGACTATAAGACAAGCCTTGAATCAGGAGAGAAATACCATTTAGAGATAATGGTTAACCATCCAAATAATAGGAAATACTATGCAAAAGCTTGGATCGACTGGAATCAAAACAATCAATTCGAAGAGACCGAAGGTTACCTATTAACTCAGGAAAAAAGTAAGATATATTCAACAGAAATAAAGGTTCCTGAATATGTAAATAAAGGAGAGTCTTTTCTAAGAATTGTATACGCAACAGCAGAAACTCAAGAGCACATTGTTTCGGATGGAATTAATCAGAACGAGAACGGAATGGTAGAGGAGTATCCAATAACATTTCAAAAGGGAGCAATCCATACCTCAACTACAAATGGGTTAGAAAGAATGGGAGCGTCAATATATCCTATTCCTGTTGAAACAGAGCTAACATTGACAATTGAGGACACAATCAATCAAGATGCTTTTTACTCCCTTTATAACTCAAACGGAGAGTGTTTAACCAAACAGAATATTACAAATCAAACAACTAAAATACCTATCAATCTACCTTCGGGGATCTACACTATTACATTAAATAATAATGGAATCGCTGGATCGCAAAAGATTATCATAAAATAA
- a CDS encoding lipid-A-disaccharide synthase N-terminal domain-containing protein: MIQFIYDIIQQDQWYIFAIGLVGNILFSSRVLIQWFLSEKSGKSESPTVFWHISLWASFTFLIYGILRKDLAIVMGQLMVYFIYIRNIQIQNKWREISKFFRISFLIAPFVIISYISICQKGLFYNIISNDEIPFKLLIWGSLGQFVFVFRFFFQWIVSEEKGKSVLPLGFWIISLSGSLIIISYAVYRKDINLILGQIAGTFVYFRNIVINIKGKGLFQS; the protein is encoded by the coding sequence ATGATTCAATTCATTTACGATATCATCCAACAAGATCAATGGTATATCTTTGCGATTGGCCTTGTTGGAAATATATTATTCTCATCTCGTGTCCTTATTCAATGGTTTCTCTCAGAAAAAAGTGGAAAATCCGAATCCCCTACCGTTTTTTGGCATATTAGCCTTTGGGCCTCCTTTACATTCCTTATATATGGAATATTAAGAAAGGATCTAGCAATTGTTATGGGACAACTTATGGTATATTTCATCTATATCCGAAATATTCAAATTCAAAATAAATGGAGAGAGATCTCTAAGTTTTTTAGAATCTCATTCCTCATTGCTCCATTTGTGATTATCTCCTATATTTCAATCTGTCAAAAAGGGCTTTTCTATAATATTATATCAAATGATGAAATACCTTTTAAACTTCTTATCTGGGGATCATTAGGTCAGTTTGTATTTGTTTTTAGGTTCTTCTTTCAATGGATCGTATCAGAAGAAAAAGGGAAGTCCGTTCTACCTCTTGGCTTCTGGATTATTAGCCTTTCTGGTTCTTTGATCATAATATCTTATGCTGTTTATAGAAAAGATATCAACCTAATCTTAGGACAAATTGCTGGTACTTTTGTATACTTCCGTAATATCGTCATCAATATTAAAGGTAAAGGTCTTTTCCAATCCTAG
- a CDS encoding glycosyltransferase family 2 protein yields MVISPESTYLTIIIPVYNEEKSLKRVEQQMLEFINKTDKKIEVLFVNDGSSDQSQIFIEEICQNSVPFNYIQLEKNGGLSTALKAGIDTIQTPFIGYIDADLQTSPTDFLKLLEYCEENEMVTGIRIKRKDTKVKVLSSKIANKLRRWITNDGITDTGCPLKILQNDTAKRIPFFKGMHRFLAALVILQEGKVKAIDVSHFERIEGEAKYHLWNRLVGPFVDLIAFSWIKRRYIRYKIKSSSINNKQETR; encoded by the coding sequence ATGGTTATTTCCCCCGAATCAACCTATCTCACGATTATTATTCCTGTATATAACGAGGAAAAAAGTCTTAAACGTGTAGAACAACAAATGCTTGAGTTCATTAACAAAACAGACAAGAAGATCGAGGTTCTTTTTGTTAATGACGGCTCCTCTGATCAAAGCCAAATATTCATCGAAGAGATATGTCAAAACTCTGTTCCTTTCAACTACATACAGCTAGAGAAAAATGGAGGGCTTAGTACCGCATTAAAGGCTGGAATAGATACTATCCAAACTCCTTTTATTGGATATATAGATGCAGACCTACAAACGTCTCCTACGGACTTCTTAAAACTTTTGGAGTATTGCGAAGAAAATGAAATGGTCACAGGTATTCGTATTAAAAGAAAAGATACAAAGGTAAAAGTACTTTCTTCTAAAATTGCCAATAAATTGAGAAGATGGATTACCAACGACGGAATCACAGATACGGGATGCCCTTTGAAAATACTCCAAAATGATACAGCGAAAAGAATACCTTTTTTTAAAGGAATGCATCGCTTTCTTGCAGCACTAGTGATTCTACAAGAAGGAAAAGTGAAAGCCATAGATGTATCCCATTTCGAAAGAATCGAAGGCGAGGCAAAATATCATCTTTGGAATAGATTAGTTGGCCCATTCGTTGATCTTATCGCCTTTTCTTGGATTAAACGTAGATATATCCGTTATAAAATTAAATCATCAAGTATCAATAACAAACAAGAAACGAGATGA
- the groL gene encoding chaperonin GroEL (60 kDa chaperone family; promotes refolding of misfolded polypeptides especially under stressful conditions; forms two stacked rings of heptamers to form a barrel-shaped 14mer; ends can be capped by GroES; misfolded proteins enter the barrel where they are refolded when GroES binds), protein MMAKEIKFDIEARDLLKQGVDQLANAVKVTLGPKGRNVIIDRKFGAPHVTKDGVTVAREVELEDPYANMGAQLLKEVASKTADDAGDGTTTATVLAQSIINVGLKNVTAGANPMDLKRGIDKAVKAVVENIKSQAQNVGDDYNKIEQVASISANNDNTIGQLIANAMEKVQKEGVITVEEAKGTDTYVDVVEGMQFDRGYISPYFITDTEKMNADLENPFILIHDKKISNMKDLVPILEATHKAGRPLLIIAEDIEGEALATMVVNRLRAGLKVCAVKAPGFGDRRKEMLEDLAVLTGGTVISEEKGMKLDQISPEMLGQAEKVTVDKENTTVVNGAGAKQAITSRVAQIRANMEKSTSDYDKEKLQERLAKLAGGVAVLYVGAASEIEMKEKKDRVDDALSATRAAVEEGIVPGGGVAYIRSISSLDSIQGDNEDEQTGIEIIRKAIESPLRTMVSNAGLEGAVIVQKIQEGSDDFGYNARTGNYENLFTAGVIDPAKVSRVALENAASIAGMFLTTECVLVEEKSEDPMPAAAPGMGGMPGMM, encoded by the coding sequence ATTATGGCTAAAGAAATTAAATTCGATATAGAAGCTCGTGATCTACTTAAACAAGGGGTAGACCAGCTTGCAAATGCAGTAAAAGTAACATTAGGACCCAAAGGTCGTAATGTAATCATTGACCGTAAATTCGGTGCTCCTCACGTAACCAAAGATGGAGTAACTGTTGCAAGAGAAGTGGAACTTGAAGACCCTTATGCAAATATGGGAGCACAACTTTTGAAAGAGGTGGCTTCTAAAACTGCGGATGATGCGGGTGATGGTACAACGACTGCTACGGTTCTTGCTCAATCAATTATCAACGTAGGATTGAAAAACGTGACTGCGGGTGCAAACCCAATGGACCTTAAAAGAGGTATCGATAAAGCAGTGAAAGCGGTGGTAGAGAATATTAAATCTCAAGCACAAAACGTCGGAGATGACTACAATAAAATCGAGCAAGTAGCGAGTATCTCAGCGAACAATGATAACACTATTGGACAACTTATTGCAAATGCAATGGAGAAAGTTCAAAAAGAGGGAGTGATCACTGTTGAAGAGGCGAAAGGTACAGATACTTACGTGGACGTAGTAGAAGGAATGCAGTTCGATCGTGGATATATCTCTCCTTACTTCATCACGGATACAGAGAAGATGAATGCAGATCTTGAAAATCCTTTTATCTTGATTCATGATAAGAAGATCTCTAATATGAAAGATCTTGTGCCTATCCTTGAAGCAACACATAAAGCAGGACGCCCTCTTTTAATCATTGCAGAAGATATCGAAGGAGAAGCTCTTGCTACAATGGTAGTAAACCGCCTTCGTGCAGGATTGAAAGTATGTGCAGTGAAAGCTCCTGGTTTCGGTGATCGTCGTAAAGAGATGCTTGAAGACTTAGCCGTACTTACTGGTGGTACTGTTATCAGTGAAGAGAAGGGCATGAAGTTAGATCAGATTAGCCCAGAGATGCTTGGTCAAGCAGAGAAAGTTACAGTGGACAAAGAAAATACAACTGTAGTTAACGGTGCAGGTGCTAAACAAGCTATTACTTCTCGTGTTGCACAAATTCGCGCAAACATGGAAAAGTCTACTTCTGATTACGATAAAGAAAAACTACAAGAACGTCTTGCAAAACTTGCTGGTGGTGTAGCTGTTCTTTATGTTGGTGCTGCTTCAGAGATAGAGATGAAAGAGAAAAAAGACCGTGTGGATGACGCACTTTCTGCTACAAGAGCTGCTGTAGAAGAAGGTATCGTTCCTGGAGGTGGAGTTGCTTATATCCGCTCAATTTCTTCTTTAGACTCAATTCAAGGAGACAATGAGGATGAGCAAACTGGTATTGAGATTATCCGCAAAGCAATTGAGTCTCCTCTTCGTACAATGGTTTCGAATGCAGGTCTTGAAGGTGCTGTAATCGTTCAGAAAATTCAAGAAGGTTCTGATGACTTTGGGTACAATGCACGTACAGGAAACTATGAGAACTTGTTTACTGCAGGTGTTATCGATCCAGCAAAAGTGAGCCGTGTTGCTCTAGAAAATGCTGCTTCTATCGCAGGTATGTTCTTAACAACAGAGTGTGTTTTGGTAGAGGAGAAATCTGAAGATCCAATGCCAGCAGCTGCTCCAGGAATGGGTGGTATGCCAGGTATGATGTAA
- a CDS encoding co-chaperone GroES — protein sequence MAELKGKILAGKILVEPQEAVTQTAGGLYIPDSAKEKPQQGKVRMVGAAKKDEPMEITVGDVVSYGKYAGTELNIDGFDYLLLSQTDVLYIS from the coding sequence ATGGCAGAGCTTAAAGGTAAAATCTTGGCAGGAAAGATTCTTGTAGAGCCACAAGAAGCAGTTACACAAACAGCTGGTGGATTGTATATTCCTGATTCAGCAAAAGAGAAACCTCAACAAGGGAAAGTGAGAATGGTTGGAGCTGCGAAGAAGGATGAGCCAATGGAGATTACTGTTGGTGATGTAGTTTCTTATGGTAAATACGCAGGTACGGAATTGAATATTGACGGTTTCGACTACCTTCTATTATCTCAAACGGATGTTCTTTACATTAGCTAA
- the secG gene encoding preprotein translocase subunit SecG — MYSALIITMIIVSILLILIVLVQNPKGGGLSSSFSGSTQIMSVKNQKDRLSRTTWTFACIIFFLCLVSSAVLPNRTQQSATHIKTEQLENITPDAGLQEAPIATPVATPAQDTEDNNEVK; from the coding sequence ATGTACAGTGCACTTATTATTACGATGATAATTGTATCAATACTTCTAATTTTGATCGTATTGGTACAAAACCCTAAAGGAGGAGGTCTTTCGAGCTCATTCTCTGGATCCACTCAGATTATGAGTGTGAAAAATCAAAAAGATAGACTTTCAAGAACTACATGGACTTTTGCATGTATTATCTTTTTCCTATGTCTTGTTTCATCTGCTGTGCTTCCGAACAGAACACAACAGTCTGCAACACATATCAAAACGGAGCAATTGGAAAACATCACTCCTGATGCAGGACTTCAAGAAGCTCCTATCGCTACTCCAGTAGCTACTCCAGCTCAAGATACTGAAGACAATAACGAAGTAAAATAA